The following is a genomic window from Falco peregrinus isolate bFalPer1 chromosome Z, bFalPer1.pri, whole genome shotgun sequence.
GCTGAGGGTCCAGCATCAGGGCTCGGGGAGATGACAGGGGAACAGGCAGCCCACTGGCATGCAGGGATGTGCTCCACGTTTTGCCCACGTCTCATTTTTCCAGGGCTGCACTGGGGCATTTtagggaaggggagagaagaCTGCAGGGGCCTGACCCTGGTGCCCACACCCTGCCTGGGTGAGGTGCTGGGGTGGTCCCCCAAAAGCAGGTTTGCAGAAAGGGACTTTGCTtggtgcagctggagctgacCCCTGCTAggagggacctgggggtgctgtgTGCGTGAtgaggctgggggctgcatgTCAAACAGGCAGGGGTAGGGTGGGGGGCAATTAGAGCATATATCCTAATTAggaggggggtggcagggaaCAGTGGTCCATGGAGAGGGTGAACTTTGCCCTCACAGCATCTCTGCGCAGCCTCTGGTCcctggctggaggagctgctgatGTGATGACTCCAGCCTTTCCTGCCCAGCTCACTCTCTCCCTTCAGGCTCTTCCCAATCCGGCGTtccaccagctccttcctggCCTGCGGGAGAGTGTCAGGCTTGGGGCTGTCGGGTGGTCTGTGTGGGGAAGCCCTCGGCTGGGTCTGTGCGAGGAGTGCAGCCACCCTGCAGTGGCTCCGGTCCTCGCCCCCTGCCTTCTTCTGGGGAAACACCACCTACATCTGTGCAGGGCTCTGATGACCGTGAGGACCTCCAGTGTGTCCCTCCACCCTGTTTCCTGCCTAGCCTCAGTGCATGGGCATCCCTGGGCACCACTGCTTCCTCAGTCAGACCTCTTTATCCCACTGGATCTATGCCAATAAACTCTGGCGCCTGGATGCTGTGATTGGTTTTGGGGGATGAGGGTGGTGGGATGGAGGTGCATCTTCCCGCTCACTGGGGGGGTCATGTTGCTGCCTAGTGggaaactgcagctgctgcggCACTGAAGGAAGTGGCCAGAAGCCAGCATCTACCCAAGCGACCTCACGGCCTCATGGCAGTGTGGAGCAGCTCCTGTGTAGGCTGGAGCAGGTCCCCCACAAAGCTCTGGGTTTTCTGATCATGGCGGATGCCTGGGGTTTATGCTTCTCAGGAAAGGCAGCTGAGAGGTGATCCTTTATCTCCCTGGTCCCACAGAGGGCTTGGGCTAGGTGACAGCTTTTGTCCTGGTGCCTGCCGAGTCTGAGGAAGTCACCAAAAGTGCCCTCATTTTGTTTTGAGGCTGGGTGATTTGCCAGAGCCTAAAAGGCCTGCTCAGGCTTGGCTTGGGAGGGTTTGGTTCTGGGGGCTGTTACGGTTTCATTATAGACCACCTGGGtcgtgccagcagcaggcagctctgcatggATGAACCTGGAAGTCCTTCCTGGCATGAGTGGAGGACCAAGCACCTACCGTGACAGCATCCTGTCTCCCGAGcaggggatgggatggggaaggtGATGCATGGGGCAGCATGGCCCTGCTGTGGGCGGTACATGGGGTTTCTTGGGGCTCATtgcagcctggggaggtgggtgcgGAGTGTGCTGCCCAGGATGGAGTTCATtcacccaccacccccacaaAGCACAGTGGCCTCAGAAATAAACCCACGTTTTACAAATAAAGCAactacttctgcttttctgcatgCAAAGGAGTGGCTCCACCCCATGGAGTCTTGGCCACAGCCTGCGCCATCAGactactgctgctgcctggggcagcaCCCACCCGCATGGCCCAGAGCGTGGTCTACGCCGACCTGAAGTTTGCCATGGCCCCCCCACTCACCTCCCCCACCTGCCACGCAGCCCCCGATGAGGATGACAGCCCCTATGAGAACGTGCCGCCGGCACCGGTGCCCGTGGCACCCAGCCCAGGTGAGGCCCCGGCCGCGGCCACCACTGCGGGGGTGCCCTGGTGCAGAGTGGGCACCGGGTGGCGGCTGTGGCACCGTGCGGTGATGCCCATGGGCACGCATCTCTTGCAGGGCGCCGGCCCCGGCATTGGCGTGTCGCTgtgaggctgctggcagccagcctgctgctgctggtggccaccGTGGTGGCCCTGGGGACTTGCTGTGAGTCAGGGTGAGGgccgcggggtgggggggtggccagggaggggggcactGGGAGTGGGTTGGGCAagggccaggctgctggggggtTGTCTAgcctgggggtgctggagctggtggtCGAGGGGCAGCACCGCTGCTTGCTTGGCTGCCCGGAGCTGCCCTCCAATTGCctgcactgcttcccactgcttcccactgcttcccactgcttcccactacctcccactgcctcccactgcttcccactgcccccACTACcccccactgcttcccactaccccccactgcttcccactgcttcccactgcttcccactgcttcccactacctcccactgcttcccactggcTCCCACTGCtttccactgcttcccactgcttcccattgccttcccactgcctcccattccttcccactgcttcccactgcctcccactgcctcccactgcttcccactgcttcccactgcttcccactgcctcacattccttcccactgcttcccactgcctcccactgcttcccactgtgtCCCATTGCcccccactgcttcccattgcttcccactgcctcccattgcttcccactgcctcccactgcttcccactgcctcacATTTCCTCCCTTCCTGTTGCCACCGCTGGGACTACCTTTCCCATCCCACTGGCACCCCCAGGACAGTCTCTGCCCACAGGCTGAACACTCTTATCCCACTCTCCCTTGCAAGGGCCATGCCTTGAGCAGGGTCAGCCCACgtggccctgcccgggctgtCCCATCGCTGTGCCCCAGCTCACCCCCGCTGTCCCCAGACTGGCAGGTCACCCACAGCCTGCAGGACGCCTCCCGGAAGCACGCGGCCGAGCGGGGCCGCCTCTCGCAGGAGGTGAGGGCACgggagcagagcctggagcaGATGCGGCTGGAGCTGGCGTGGgccatggcagagctgcagcgAGCGTGGCGGGAGGGCAACAGCAGCCGGCAGGAGCTGGGCAACCTGAACGTCAAGCTGGGGCAcaccaggcaggagctggctgtgctgcaggaggagatgcAGGAGGTGCAGGGGGAGCTCAGGGCCAGCAAGAGTACTGTGAGCAGCCTGCGTGCCTGCGTGAATACAGGTAGGGCCATGGTGGGGTTGGGGGGACAGGCAGTGATGCTgccggggggatgtgggggctGGTCACAGCCAGGCTGGCCTCCTGAGCACCCGTGGGAGGGCGAGTGCCTGAGCTGTGCCCCTGCCCCCAGATTGCTGCCCCTCAGGCTGGGTGCTCTACAGGGGCAAGTGCCTCTTCATCTCGATGAGCAGGAAGACGTGGTGGGAAAGCCGTCATGACTGCAGAATGAAatctgctcagctgctggtcCAAGGCAACTGGCCAACCTGGACACTGCCGGTACAgagccggggggctgcagcaccccagggggctgtgggcaatggtggggctgggcagaACCCCGTGGCGCCAGTGGCATGGCAGCTGTGGACATGCTGAGGTGGCAGCGCAAGCCCTGGGTGCCCGTCCCAGCAGCCTGCGGGGAGGGCATAGCTGGCCCCGTGGCTCCTGGGAACCAGGTGGGCACTGGCCATGGGGCAGGTGCTTGACAGCTTCTCTTGTCCCCAGCAATTTTTGGTGATGAGTGATGACACATACTGGATTGCAGAGAGAGATCAAAATCCTCATAATAAACATGAGGGGTGGGATACAGATCTGTATAAAGGGTAAGTTGTTCCATCTTGGCCACCTGCACCTCTCCCACCTTCACCAGCCAGGCATAGCGGTGCTGGGCAGAGTGCGACTCTCTGTCCCAGATATGGGGCTGATGCTTGGTCATGGGCAGTGCTCTGGCCTTCCTGCCCAGGCTAAGGGGCCCTGGGACTACAGCTATGTGGCAGATACCACAGGCTGGCATCATGCTGGGAGCATAGTGGTGGCATGTCTCACATGCTCCTTCCCTTCTAGGAGAAGTTGGCCCAAGACTTGTGCAAGAATATTGTTTAACAGGATGAGCTACTCCAACTGCTTAAACAATTTTTCATGGATCTGTGAAAAGCCCCCAGATCTGAGCAGCCCATTGGAGACCCTCTAGCCTATCCCAGCCAAGCGGATAACTGAGACCCCCTTTCCACTGCAGAACTGAagaacaggagctgggggtgcacagCAAAGTCACCCTTTCCTTCCTACACAGCTGCTTACGTGTGCACCATTGCCTCAACCGCATTGCAGAGCTCTGGGGATACAGGTTGTGAAATAAGGTGCCTGCCTTTCAAAACAAGAATTATTGAAAAAagactgtgtttctgtgttccACATTCATGCCCATGCTTacatccccatcccctgccctccagccccagctcccatAACCCAAGAAGGGGACACCAGTACCCAACCCTGATtacctctgctgccttccactgAGGCTGGTTTGGGAGGTGTCTTTTGCGTGCTGTGAAGCTGGGTATGATAGTACCACTAGTGTCCCCCTCAGGGAGTCCTTTGTTTTTACTGGCTGTCCCTTGCCTCTGtcactggctgctgctggcctctgtccttccctttttttcctccctccatgACCTGCCAGCggccacagcctgtcccagagctGAGCTTTGTTCTTCCAGACAAAGAAGAACCTTGATcccaggaagaagcagcagcatgtcGTCCTTAGCATGTGATGGTCCAGGCTTGGGAAGGACATGCTGGTTGTCATGAATGAGTGGTTTAGCTTGCTTAAAGAATCACCATCCAAGGTGTTAGCAAACATAGTTTTAACATGAATTTGTAGGAGTGCAACTTCACAAAGTTTGATGTCAAGGTTCACTCTATTACTCATTACATGGATGAAACAGACAATGGAAAATTGAGTTAGAATCAAGCTAGAATGATTTACACGGAGACAGGAGACACGAAAGAATAAAGGAGACCCTGCCACTGCatcttgctttctaaactcccGACAGAGTTTAGGTGTGGCTAGGTCTAATCTTAATCTCAGGCTTGGTCAACAGGTTGTGTCTAATGGAAGAAATATGAAGAGTAAGAAAATCTTTCTAGAGTCATGAGGTTCAGTGAGGAGCCCCTTGTTTTCTAAACTCCTGACAGAGTTTAGGTGTGGGTAGGTCTAGTCTTcgtctcagacttggacaatggtttatatctaaaggatGTCTAAGGTTTTATCACAGTTTTGTGGTGGATCATAAGATTTTTAGCAGCACTTAATCATCAACTGATTTAACATATACAAAGTGAGATCAGTAATATTTACTTCAATATACAACAGTGACTTAATTATGGATCCGTGACggtaatatttatattatatttgcTATGAGGTATCTGAATCAATTCACACACAAAGACACAAAGGAATAGATGTATAGgtttatatatgtaaatgtaCAAAGGTATACCTGTTAAGAGTTCCCCCGGAGTTCAGCGATACACGTTGAAACTTGGCGTTTCTCAGTGGGCAAAGGGCTGAGCCTCAAGGAGCGGGGCTTTCAGCTCAGGCCCTGCCACCAGCTTTCGACAGCGGTGCTCCAAATTTCACAGACTTGGGAGTTTGCGAGCTCCGAGAGGCGTCCCACTCGGAGGGGGATGCTGGTCACAGCCCACTGCAGTGCAGGAGAGTTCAAAGGGCCTTACTTAGCACCACTGTTTATAGCGTCGCAAGACGATTGGCTTTAGTCATCTGTAAATTTCCATTCTGGCCACCACCAGGCtggtaatttttcaaaattccagTAACAATGGTACCATTCCGCTCAGCCTACAATTCAGGTAAGGACAGTTCCAAGGCCATTAGGGGATGATCGATTACCCCTGCTCTTGTTTCCCACCTTGGCCAGACAACAGGAGTTCCTGATAGTCAGGGCCACTCCCCATCTCAGCCATGCAAGAATTGCTGATACCATCATGGGATGCTCAACTGCCTGACTCATTACACAAAGGCCAAGGCATAATGGGGGTTCctgagagcagcccaggggagtGAGAGGAAATGCATCGCCACATAGTGCATGAGGAAAGCCAGACAGGATTTACCAAGGGCAAATGATGCCTGTCtgacctgcctgctgctgtgggaacaCTGGGCTATGGATGAGGGGAGAGTAATGGGGGCTGTTTATCATGGGCCTTTGAGGTCTGGGATATGGCTTCCCATGGTCTccttgctggcagagcagggacatGTGCccaggagaagaggagaagaagGTGGGTGGAAACCTGGGTAGtgggagggctgcaggagggtgTCAGTGACATCCTTGTCCAGCTGGTAACATCCCAGCAGGGTTGATCCTGGGGCTGATGCTTCTTGGATCCTTCACCAGCGCCCTGGatgatgggatggggatggccTCAGTCAGCTGCTGGGCATACAAAACTGGGCAGTAGTGGGTATACTGGAGGGATTGTCTGGTGTCCAGAGAGGCCTGGAGATACTGGGTGACGGAAGCCTGCTGATATTGGATGAAGGAAAGGACGattcctgcagctgggaaggaagaaggaaccCGATGTGTCAAGATGggcaagcaagcagctgtgctgaagaGGCCTGGGGAACCCAGAAAACAGAGGCTGGGCAGGAATTAGCAGTGTCCTTGTGGTGGCAGAGCCCAATGACACAGTGGGCAGTGGTGGCTGGAGCTCAGGGTTCCAGAGACAGGGAGCCTACTTCTCTGCAGGCACCAGGGAGACCATGTCTGGGGTCCCCAGGACCAGCCAAATGTAGCAAATTCTTATTTCACATGGTATCTGAGCTTACAGGGGACCTCCTGCGATTCTGTCCCAGCCTTGCCATGCCATGGGCTGACCCCACCACCCTCCTTATGACCTTCTCTCCCAGAAGCTGCCCACATCCAGCTTAGCAAAGTAGTCCCCACTTCATCCCCCTCtctgcagaaacactgaaatgctgCCCCTGGACCTCCCCCGCCCCCAGAGAGGTCGGGGACAGGGCCCTCTCCTTGCTCACCTGGCATTTCGGGTCCCACCACGGTCTTAGCGATCAGGGGTCTCGGCTTTTGTTTGTGTTCCTAAGCCTCCGCAGTGCTCACCCCTCTCTCCCACTGTCTTAAGGCTCATCACTGAACCCCCATTTCCAACTGTGGCCTAAGGGCTCCCTCATTTGACTTCTATGATCTCAGGGATCTTCATTGCACCCCCATTTCCCCCACTGGGGGAATAAGGTCTCCCTTATTCACCCCCAATGGTCTCAGGGTTCTTCATTGCACCCCCTTTCCCTCATGGCCTAAGGGGTCCCTCATTCACCCCTGTGATGGGTTGACTGTGGCTGGATGTCATttgcccaccaagctgctctatcactcgcctcctcagcagaatggcgtgagggagaaaataaggtgaaaaaaacccaaattgtGGGTCaaggtaaaggcagtttaatgaaagcaaaagcaaaagttaTGCAAgatcctgcccacccccagcctgctggtgagggggGAATGTTGGAGGGACAGCCCAGATGCTGTGtgagtgctgctcagcagtagcccAAACACCGGTGTGTTGTCACCACCTTTCTCACTACCaacacaagcacagcactatgagggctgctggggggctcagTCAGACTCAGTACAAtctccaccccttattccataccgTTTGTGTCATGCTTAGGTCTCACATAACTTagtacatatatgtatgtatcttTTAATCATTCCATTGTATTTAATTCTCATTACTGCAACTCCTTACCAACAGTTACAACTTAAACTACATACCTAAACTATCTTTATACCCAACATACAGATTTATACATTCTCACTACTATCCCTTGTCCTTTAACAGATAGATATTACCcttctgttccatgatcttccccTACTCCTTCAGGTGTGCACAAGAGGCTATGGCTTGAGCCCCATCTGTCAAGGTGGGCACTCAGGACAGCAGAAGCAGTATGTTTGATTGCTGGGCACCAGTACCAGCTTGGTTTGGGTCATTATTGCACTCGTCTGGTTCCTTGTGAATCTCAGTCTTTGTTGGTTCAGGTCATTCCTGCTACATTACTTGCTATAACATGCAGCTCACACCACAGAttatttcccctcccccccccaaggTTAAATCTCCTTGAAGCACACAACAGGTCTGCCAATCCTTCCTCATTACCCACCAAGCACACCCAGGTCCTTGAGTGAAGACAATCCCATAAATGGGTTTGCCTTTTCCCATGGGAGAAGCAGCTCACACGACCTTCCCCAGCCACTTCCCTGTGTGCACTACGGGGACCTTATCACCTCCCATGGTATGTAGGGGTTTTGCCTGGGCAGGACAGTTAGCAAATCCTCTGGTGCTAATCAGCCAAGCGGCTTCAGCTAAATTTATATCCCAGTGCTTCCATGCCGCATTGTCCAATGCTCTCAGCATAGTCTTCAGCAGTCCATTACATCTCTCAGACTTTCCAGAGGCTTGTGGGTGACAGGGAAGTGACACACCTGCTCAATGCCATGTTTCTTTGACCATGAGTTTATATGGTTATTTTGTAAATGAGTCCCATTATCTGTTACAACTTTTTCTGGGCTACCATGTTGCCACAAAATTTGTCTTTCAGGGCCTAAGATGGTGTTTCAGGCAGTGGCATGGTTACAGGGCATGTTTGTAGTGACCCAGTAGTTGCTTCCACCATGGTGACTATGCAGTGGTTGCCTTGGTGTGTCCGTGGCAGTACCCTATCCtaaggcagcctgtgccaaggATGCAAGGGCCCTCTGGGCCGGTCACAGCGGAGCGCTTTTCCCTCTTGTCCCCTGTCATGCTCTCCTCAGCCTCCAATGAAGGCAATACTTGGCACCCCCGTCACTCTAGAGATCCAGATGGGTTTTGTGCACCAGCATACACTGCGCACCAGTGGCTACCAAAGCCTTATACTTCTGTGGCTCTGATGTGCCAGGCCATCGAATCCACATGGCCCAGTATACCCGGTCACCCCTTTCCTCCACCTGCCTGAAGGCAGGGACCCTCCATTCCTGTTCCTGCTCAGAGTACTCACTGTCTGACCCTTGCAGTGCCGGACCAGAAGTCCCCTCACCAGGATCAGGAGAGCTGACCTCAGTTCTTCTGTGTCTGGCAGACCGTTGATTGCCTTCTTGTGTCTCTGCAGCCACTGTGCCGACAGCTCTCGTGGGTGACCCCTTCTTAACAGCTGTCTTCCCTCTCGGTTCATTAACACAGGCTTCCCGCTTAAAGGTGGGTTCACCATCCCACCTCCTCATGTCCTCTCCTGCTCACGCAGGCAGAACCACAGTGCACCGTGCGGCACGTGCCTGGGGCTCCCTTTCCCTCTGGTTGGGGCAGCAGAGCACGCGTTTCTTGGGGCGCCCCTGACAGCCAAGGTGCTGGCCTGTAGGGATGAGGGAGCGCAGAGATGTTCTTCCAAGTTTTGGAGCCAAGAAGACAGTTTCTCCACAGCTGGTGTACCCATATCCAGGCAATACATTGCTGCCAAGCTGTTAGAATGTGATATCGGGGCACTTTGAATCACCTTCCTCACATGGCCCGTGTGCACAGGACATCCTCTGGATCTTTGGAGACCTCCTCATCGTCTAGATCGTTGTAGATGGCTGCTAGTACTGCTAGTTCCCTCAGGTACTGGATGCCTTCATGTGCAGTAGTCCACTTTCCTGGGGAGTTCGTGAGAGCTTCCTTGAATGGATCTCTCGCCCTCACACCTGAAAGGAGCTGTCTCCAGAGACTGCAGATTGCTGCCTCTTTTCCAATGCTTCTCCCGGATCCTCAGGTTCTAGCAAGGGATCCCAGCTGTTGGGCTTCTTTGCCTCACAGTTGCTGATCACTGGCCCCATTAGCCCAGCACCGGAGCCTtatcccagccccctgcccgtctctggacacgctgcagcccctctgcatccccctggcagtgagaggcccaacctgaacacaggagtcgaggggcggcctcgccagtgcccagtgcagggggacagcactgccctggccctgctggccacgccgTTCCCggcaccagccaggatgctgctggcctccttggccacctgggcacacggggggctcatgcccagccggctgccgaccagcccccccaggccctttccccccaggcagttcccagccccctgcccccagcccgcagcgctgcgggggctggtgtgacccacgggcaggacccggcactgagcctggttgaccCTCACACagctggcctgggcccatcgctccagcctgcccagacccccctgcagagcctcctgccctcccgcagatcaacgctccccccagctgggggtcacCTGTGAACTTGGTGAGGGTGTGCTagatcccctcgtccagatcactgataaagatacggaacaggactggccccagcaccgagccctggagaacaccacctgtgactggccaccagctggatgtagctccattccccaccactctctgggctcagccacccagccagctggTTACCCAGCACAGAGTGCATCCATCAGGTGCAAAGCCCCTGGCTATGGGAAGTGATGCCCATCCTAGGAATCTGCCTAAATCCTTCCACACACATTGCCACCCCGGGACCGCCGTCTCAGGGCACATTTCTGTATTGCCTCACACAGAAGTTGTCTCC
Proteins encoded in this region:
- the LOC114014132 gene encoding B-cell differentiation antigen CD72-like, with the translated sequence MAQSVVYADLKFAMAPPLTSPTCHAAPDEDDSPYENVPPAPVPVAPSPGRRPRHWRVAVRLLAASLLLLVATVVALGTCYWQVTHSLQDASRKHAAERGRLSQEVRAREQSLEQMRLELAWAMAELQRAWREGNSSRQELGNLNVKLGHTRQELAVLQEEMQEVQGELRASKSTVSSLRACVNTDCCPSGWVLYRGKCLFISMSRKTWWESRHDCRMKSAQLLVQGNWPTWTLPQFLVMSDDTYWIAERDQNPHNKHEGWDTDLYKGSWPKTCARILFNRMSYSNCLNNFSWICEKPPDLSSPLETL